The Ruania alba genome has a window encoding:
- a CDS encoding 5'-3' exonuclease has translation MTSSRPSLLLLDTASLYFRAFFGVPDSITAPDGTPVNAVRGLLDFLTRLIGQYQPTHVACCWDNDWRPQWRVDLLPSYKGHRVVEEVPAGSDVEEVPDPLAVQVPVIAETLAALGIAVVGADGYEADDVIGTLATGAPMPVNVVTGDRDLFQLVDDQAPGGPVRVLYTARGVGRHEVLTDAVVQEKYGVPAARYADFATLRGDTSDGLPGVKGVGDKTAASLLASYGDLAGVRAAAADPGTPLAAGMRAKITAAADYLDVAPQVVAVVRDIELGELDLRLPGTAADRPAPADSQELARLVERWGIGNSVERLLEVLR, from the coding sequence ATGACCTCCTCTCGGCCGTCCCTGCTGCTGCTCGACACCGCCTCGCTGTACTTCCGCGCCTTCTTCGGGGTGCCCGACTCGATCACCGCACCGGACGGCACACCCGTGAACGCCGTGCGCGGGCTGCTCGACTTCCTCACCCGCCTGATCGGCCAGTACCAGCCGACGCACGTGGCCTGTTGCTGGGACAACGACTGGCGGCCGCAGTGGCGGGTGGACCTGCTGCCCAGCTACAAGGGGCACCGCGTGGTCGAGGAGGTGCCCGCAGGATCGGACGTGGAGGAGGTCCCGGACCCGCTCGCGGTCCAGGTGCCGGTGATCGCCGAGACCCTCGCGGCGCTCGGGATCGCCGTTGTCGGTGCCGACGGGTACGAGGCCGACGACGTGATCGGCACCCTGGCCACCGGTGCACCGATGCCGGTGAACGTCGTGACCGGCGATCGCGACCTGTTCCAGTTGGTCGACGATCAAGCCCCTGGTGGGCCGGTCCGGGTGCTGTACACCGCGCGCGGGGTGGGCCGGCATGAAGTACTCACGGACGCCGTCGTGCAGGAGAAGTACGGGGTACCGGCGGCTCGCTACGCCGACTTCGCCACGCTGCGCGGGGATACCTCCGACGGCCTGCCGGGCGTGAAGGGGGTCGGGGACAAGACGGCGGCGTCGCTGCTGGCCAGCTATGGCGACCTCGCCGGGGTGCGAGCCGCCGCGGCCGATCCGGGCACGCCGCTCGCCGCCGGGATGCGCGCGAAGATCACTGCTGCTGCGGACTACCTGGACGTTGCCCCGCAGGTGGTCGCGGTGGTGCGTGATATCGAGCTCGGTGAGCTGGACCTGCGCCTGCCCGGCACTGCTGCCGATCGCCCCGCACCGGCCGACTCGCAGGAGCTCGCGCGACTGGTCGAGCGGTGGGGGATCGGGAACTCGGTCGAGCGGCTGCTCGAGGTGCTCCGCTGA
- a CDS encoding DeoR/GlpR family DNA-binding transcription regulator — MNRHDRLAALLEMVVAREHVQVEDVVTELGVSPATVRRDLDSLSAQQLVVRTRGGASVPPSSADLPLRYKTARQSAEKARIAQAAASLVHPGEVVGMNGGTTTTEVARELAVHPGLRETGRAPVTVVTNAVNIAAELAVRTHLRVVMTGGVVRAMSYELTGPLADLLLGQVSVDTLFLGINGLTVAEGACAHDEGEASVATALAQRSGRVVVVADSTKLGRRAFARIVTIDRIGTVITDDGADPGVVRDLEAAGLTVTCV; from the coding sequence ATGAATCGCCACGATCGCCTGGCCGCCCTGCTCGAGATGGTGGTCGCTCGCGAGCACGTGCAGGTCGAGGACGTCGTCACCGAGCTCGGCGTCTCCCCTGCCACCGTACGCCGGGACCTGGATTCCCTCTCGGCGCAGCAGCTCGTGGTGCGTACGCGCGGCGGAGCGAGCGTGCCGCCGTCCTCCGCTGATCTCCCCCTGCGCTACAAGACGGCCCGGCAGAGCGCCGAGAAGGCGCGGATCGCCCAGGCCGCGGCATCTCTGGTTCATCCCGGGGAGGTGGTCGGGATGAACGGTGGCACCACGACCACGGAGGTGGCCCGCGAGCTGGCCGTCCATCCCGGGCTCCGTGAGACCGGCCGAGCCCCGGTGACCGTGGTGACGAACGCCGTCAATATCGCCGCCGAGCTGGCCGTGCGCACTCATCTACGGGTGGTGATGACCGGTGGCGTGGTGCGCGCGATGAGCTACGAGCTGACCGGTCCGCTCGCCGACCTGCTGCTCGGGCAGGTGTCGGTGGACACCCTCTTCCTGGGGATCAACGGGCTGACCGTGGCTGAGGGCGCATGCGCGCACGACGAGGGCGAGGCCTCGGTCGCGACCGCACTGGCCCAGCGGTCCGGACGCGTGGTCGTCGTCGCCGACTCCACCAAGCTCGGCCGGCGAGCGTTCGCGCGGATCGTCACCATCGATCGCATCGGGACGGTGATCACCGACGACGGTGCCGACCCCGGCGTCGTGCGGGACCTGGAGGCCGCCGGGCTGACGGTCACCTGCGTGTGA
- a CDS encoding SIS domain-containing protein, giving the protein MSDAAISASGQSQTAIEVASQPDVWEWALAEHDGATGLPAAGERVAVVGCGTSWFMAQSYAAQRESAGHGVTDAFTASEFPAERSYDRLVAISRSGTTTEIVHLLQRTDTPSVLLTAVGEGPAAAHADHEIVLDRADETSVVQTRFATTALVVLRASLGEDLTAAVADARTALTQPIEDAWVSADQLSFLGTGWTIGLAHEAALKLRESSQSWTESYPAMEYRHGPISIAQPGRVVWVFGTAPDGLAGDVQETGATLAVSELDPLAHLVLLHRVAVARSEARGLNPDTPRHLSRAVILDTSD; this is encoded by the coding sequence GTGTCGGATGCAGCAATCTCAGCCTCGGGCCAGTCACAGACAGCCATCGAGGTGGCCTCCCAGCCAGACGTGTGGGAGTGGGCTCTCGCCGAGCACGACGGCGCAACCGGTCTCCCCGCCGCCGGGGAGCGGGTGGCCGTGGTGGGCTGCGGCACCTCCTGGTTCATGGCGCAGTCCTATGCCGCGCAGCGCGAGAGCGCCGGGCACGGTGTGACGGACGCCTTCACCGCCTCCGAGTTCCCGGCCGAGCGTTCCTACGACCGGCTGGTCGCGATCTCCCGCTCCGGCACCACCACCGAGATCGTGCACCTGCTGCAGCGCACGGACACCCCCAGCGTGCTGCTCACGGCCGTCGGGGAAGGCCCCGCGGCCGCCCACGCCGACCATGAGATCGTGCTCGACCGGGCCGACGAAACCTCCGTGGTGCAGACCCGGTTCGCCACCACCGCCCTGGTGGTGCTCCGGGCCAGCCTCGGGGAAGACCTGACGGCGGCCGTCGCCGATGCCCGCACCGCCCTGACCCAACCGATCGAGGACGCGTGGGTGTCAGCGGACCAGCTCAGCTTCCTCGGTACCGGCTGGACCATCGGACTCGCGCACGAGGCAGCCCTGAAGCTGCGCGAGTCCTCCCAGTCCTGGACCGAGTCCTACCCCGCGATGGAGTACCGGCACGGTCCCATCTCGATCGCCCAGCCGGGACGTGTGGTGTGGGTCTTCGGTACGGCCCCCGACGGTCTCGCCGGTGACGTTCAGGAGACCGGCGCCACCCTCGCCGTCAGCGAACTCGACCCGCTGGCGCACCTGGTGCTGCTGCACCGGGTAGCCGTGGCCCGGTCGGAGGCGCGCGGCCTCAACCCGGACACCCCCCGCCACCTCTCCCGCGCCGTGATCCTGGACACCAGCGACTGA
- a CDS encoding ROK family protein, with product MPASDQTTRDPGTATALGVDVGGTTIKVGRVRADGTLTDTRTVPTPRDPHHLADAIAAEVERSPAPTVGVVTPGITDEQSGIISFAANLGWRDVPMREILEQRLGRPVSLGHDVRAGALAESLWGAGSTDMLFVPLGTGIASALVLDGAVRGTGWAGEIGQVLVPDPDEQLPPSGPTRPSRPVRRAFEQISSASAIADRYARRTGSTDVSGGSAHVLERAAGSEHHPADPIAVEVVRTAVETLADVLAQAAGLLGPVPIVLGGGLAHAGEDLLGPLQAGLEERLPAELRPSVRGQRSAPGPVASAPAGSRSTWGAADDPYCHTEPRRGRHLRGAAPEPR from the coding sequence ATGCCGGCCAGCGACCAGACCACCCGCGACCCAGGGACGGCCACGGCCCTGGGCGTGGACGTCGGCGGCACCACCATCAAGGTGGGCCGCGTCCGGGCAGACGGCACGCTGACCGACACGCGGACCGTCCCTACGCCGCGAGACCCGCACCACCTCGCCGATGCGATCGCCGCCGAGGTGGAGCGCAGCCCGGCACCGACAGTCGGCGTGGTCACCCCGGGGATCACCGACGAGCAGAGCGGGATCATCTCCTTCGCCGCCAACCTCGGCTGGCGGGACGTGCCGATGCGGGAGATCCTCGAGCAGCGCCTGGGCAGGCCCGTCTCGCTGGGCCACGACGTGCGCGCCGGTGCACTCGCCGAGTCGCTCTGGGGCGCGGGTTCGACCGACATGCTCTTCGTCCCGCTCGGCACCGGGATCGCCTCCGCCCTCGTGCTCGACGGTGCGGTGCGCGGCACCGGCTGGGCCGGGGAGATCGGGCAGGTGCTCGTGCCCGACCCCGACGAGCAGCTCCCACCGTCGGGCCCCACGCGGCCCAGTCGCCCCGTTCGCCGGGCGTTCGAACAGATCTCCTCTGCCTCCGCGATCGCCGACCGGTACGCCCGGCGCACCGGGAGCACCGATGTCTCGGGCGGCTCCGCTCACGTCCTGGAACGGGCGGCCGGCTCGGAGCACCACCCCGCCGACCCGATCGCGGTCGAGGTGGTGCGCACCGCCGTCGAGACGCTCGCCGACGTGCTCGCCCAGGCCGCCGGACTGCTCGGCCCGGTCCCCATCGTGCTCGGCGGCGGACTGGCGCACGCCGGAGAGGATCTCCTTGGGCCGTTGCAGGCCGGGCTGGAGGAGCGGCTCCCCGCCGAACTGCGCCCGTCGGTCCGGGGGCAGCGCTCGGCTCCTGGGCCGGTTGCCTCGGCGCCGGCGGGATCGCGCTCGACCTGGGGAGCAGCCGATGATCCGTACTGTCACACCGAACCCCGCCGTGGACGTCACCTACGCGGTGCCGCACCTGAACCACGGTGA
- a CDS encoding 1-phosphofructokinase family hexose kinase, giving the protein MIRTVTPNPAVDVTYAVPHLNHGEVHRVQQVTDSAGGKGVNVARVLAGLGREVSCSGFLAGVMGEHLQDLLDADQVEQAWTLVAGETRRTVTIVDDDGVQGATLFNEPGPTVTARDWDRLTRAVLAGLDGAGVLVISGSTPPGTSDGDLPALVRAAVGRGIPVIVDTSGPALLAVAAEEPVVLKPNVDEVREATGIDDPIAAARDLIDRGAGAVLVSCGSQGVLLVTADGAWRARPPEVITGNATGAGDAAVAALAMAVADGARGADLAAHLPAVVALSAAAVLMPTAGAADHDAYDRMRPTIQTETIDAPR; this is encoded by the coding sequence ATGATCCGTACTGTCACACCGAACCCCGCCGTGGACGTCACCTACGCGGTGCCGCACCTGAACCACGGTGAGGTGCACCGTGTGCAGCAGGTGACTGATTCGGCCGGCGGCAAGGGCGTGAACGTGGCTCGGGTGCTCGCCGGCCTGGGGCGCGAGGTGAGCTGTTCCGGCTTCCTCGCCGGGGTGATGGGCGAACACCTGCAGGACCTGCTCGACGCCGATCAGGTGGAGCAGGCATGGACTCTGGTGGCGGGGGAGACTCGGCGCACCGTGACCATCGTCGACGACGACGGGGTCCAGGGTGCCACGCTCTTCAACGAACCCGGACCCACCGTGACCGCCCGGGACTGGGACCGGCTGACCCGCGCAGTGCTCGCGGGTCTGGACGGGGCCGGTGTACTGGTGATCTCGGGTTCTACCCCGCCGGGCACCAGCGATGGTGACCTTCCCGCACTGGTGCGGGCCGCCGTCGGGCGGGGCATCCCGGTGATCGTGGACACCTCCGGGCCGGCACTGCTGGCGGTGGCCGCAGAGGAGCCGGTCGTGCTCAAGCCGAACGTCGACGAGGTTCGCGAGGCGACCGGCATCGACGACCCGATCGCTGCCGCCCGTGACCTGATCGACCGTGGTGCGGGCGCCGTGCTGGTCTCCTGCGGCAGCCAGGGTGTGCTGCTGGTGACCGCTGACGGAGCGTGGCGGGCCCGCCCGCCCGAGGTGATCACCGGGAATGCCACTGGTGCCGGGGACGCTGCCGTGGCAGCCCTCGCGATGGCAGTGGCCGACGGCGCACGTGGCGCCGACCTGGCCGCCCACCTGCCCGCGGTGGTCGCCCTCTCCGCCGCCGCCGTGCTGATGCCCACCGCAGGAGCGGCCGACCACGACGCCTACGACCGCATGCGCCCCACGATCCAGACGGAGACCATCGATGCCCCTCGCTGA
- a CDS encoding class II fructose-bisphosphate aldolase — protein MPLADLTAVAGPLRTDRTGLGAFNVVHLEHGGAFVAAAERAGRPVVLQVSQNAVKFHGALAPLGTAVLALARAASVDVVVHLDHADDVTLVREAIDLGFTSVMYDGSKLPADENLATTAEVVRLAHDRGVSVEAELGEIGGKNGVHDPSTRTDPAEAAQFVAETGVDLLAVAVGSSHAMTSRGAVLDTDLIAEIAAAVDVPLVLHGSSGVSDEGMRAAIEAGMTKINVSTHLNKIFTGEVREALAENPDLVDSRKWFRPGLEAISAEVERLLRWYAGG, from the coding sequence ATGCCCCTCGCTGACTTGACCGCCGTGGCGGGTCCACTGCGCACCGACCGAACGGGACTCGGCGCATTCAATGTGGTGCACCTCGAGCACGGCGGGGCGTTCGTGGCGGCCGCCGAACGTGCCGGCCGGCCGGTGGTGCTGCAGGTGAGCCAGAACGCCGTGAAGTTCCACGGCGCCCTGGCACCCCTCGGGACGGCGGTGCTCGCCCTGGCCCGGGCGGCGTCGGTGGACGTGGTGGTGCACCTGGATCACGCCGACGACGTCACTCTCGTCCGCGAGGCGATCGACCTGGGTTTCACGTCGGTGATGTACGACGGGTCGAAGCTGCCGGCCGACGAGAACCTGGCGACCACGGCGGAGGTGGTGCGCCTCGCCCACGACCGCGGTGTGTCCGTGGAGGCCGAGCTCGGGGAGATCGGTGGCAAGAACGGGGTGCACGACCCGTCCACCCGCACCGACCCTGCCGAGGCGGCTCAGTTCGTGGCCGAGACAGGGGTGGACCTGCTGGCCGTGGCGGTGGGCTCCTCGCATGCGATGACCTCCCGCGGTGCCGTGCTGGACACCGACCTGATCGCCGAGATCGCGGCGGCTGTGGACGTGCCGTTGGTGCTGCACGGGTCCTCCGGGGTGAGCGACGAGGGAATGCGGGCGGCGATCGAGGCGGGGATGACGAAGATCAACGTCTCGACCCACCTGAACAAGATCTTCACCGGCGAGGTGCGCGAGGCGCTCGCGGAGAACCCGGACCTGGTGGACTCCCGGAAGTGGTTCCGGCCAGGGCTGGAGGCGATCAGCGCCGAGGTGGAGCGGTTGCTGCGGTGGTACGCGGGCGGCTGA
- the metH gene encoding methionine synthase translates to MRPPRSAALLETMRTRVVVADGGMGTMIQDAGLTLEDFQNLEGCNEILNVTRPEVVESLHDQYFAVGVDCVETNTFGANASNLGDYDIIERIGELAEAGAVIARRSAEKHATPDHSRWVLGSMGPGTKLPSLGHVTYASLKDSFAQQAAGLIRGGADALLVETSQDLLQTKAAVNACKQAQVETGLEVPIFAQVTVETTGTMLMGSEIGAALTTLAALGIDAIGLNCATGPAEMSEHLRHLSKHSPVPVTCMPNAGLPVLGKHGAEYPLTPEELAAAHDQFTAEFGLSLVGGCCGTTPEHLRAVVERVRGRAVVDRHPEPTHGVASLYAHTDFDQDAAFLAIGERTNANGSKAFREAMLAENWDECVQIARAQTRDGAHLLDVCVDYVGRDGVADVRSVVSRLASASTLPLVIDSTEPAVIGAGLELVGGRAVVNSVNFEDGDGPDSRYAKIMPHVLEHGAAVVALTIDEEGQARTAEHKVAIASRLIDDLTGTWGMAVQDIIVDTLTFPIATGQEETRRDAIETIEAIRELKRRYPAVHTTLGVSNISFGLNPAARVVLNSVFLHAAVEAGLDSAIVHAAKILPLAQIPEEQRQAAEDLVWDRRAYDGDQMTHDPLAHLLEVFSGVDSAALKDARAAELAALPLDERLARRIIDGEMKGLHDDLDAALEQGWKALDIVNDQLLAGMKVVGERFGAGEMQLPFVLQSAETMKTAVAHLEPHMEKVEAGEGKGTIVLGTVRGDVHDIGKNLVDIILTNNGFTVVNIGIKQPVSAFIEAAEEHKANVIGMSGLLVKSTVVMKENLEELNSRGLAEKYPVLLGGAALTRVYVEDDLDDVYDGEVRYARDAFEGLRLMEPLVRVARGEAPDAVGLPELKKRRHAKVTVDETPAEDLPERSDVATDNRVPEPPFWGTRIVKGIALAEYSAFLDERATFMGQWGLKPGRGEGGSSYEELVETEGRPRLREWMARIASEDMLTPSVVYGYFPVVAEGDDVVLLHHEGPDGGSGGEPGTERMRFTFPRQRRDRHLCLADFVRSRESGETDVLGVQLVTVGSGVATHTARLFEANAYREYLELHGLSVQLTEALAEYWHARVRGELGFAGEDPADLEGMFKVDYRGARYSFGYPACPDLEDRAKIIELLRPERIGVTLSEELQLHPEQSTDAVVFHHPEAKYFSV, encoded by the coding sequence ATGCGCCCACCTCGTTCCGCCGCCCTGCTCGAGACCATGCGCACCCGGGTGGTGGTCGCCGACGGCGGGATGGGCACGATGATCCAGGACGCCGGGCTCACCCTGGAGGACTTCCAGAACCTCGAGGGCTGCAACGAGATCCTCAATGTCACCCGCCCCGAGGTGGTCGAGTCCCTGCACGATCAGTACTTCGCCGTCGGCGTGGACTGCGTGGAGACCAACACCTTCGGCGCGAACGCCTCCAACCTCGGCGACTACGACATCATCGAGCGCATCGGTGAGCTCGCCGAGGCCGGCGCCGTGATCGCCCGGCGCAGCGCCGAGAAGCACGCCACGCCCGACCACTCGCGCTGGGTGCTCGGCTCGATGGGCCCGGGCACCAAGTTGCCCAGCCTCGGGCACGTCACCTACGCCTCGCTGAAGGACTCCTTCGCGCAGCAGGCCGCGGGCCTGATCCGTGGCGGCGCGGACGCACTACTCGTCGAGACCAGCCAGGATCTGCTGCAGACCAAGGCCGCCGTGAACGCGTGCAAGCAGGCCCAGGTCGAGACCGGCCTCGAGGTGCCGATCTTCGCCCAGGTCACCGTGGAGACCACCGGCACCATGCTGATGGGCTCCGAGATCGGGGCCGCTCTCACCACGCTCGCCGCCCTGGGCATCGACGCCATCGGCCTGAACTGCGCCACCGGGCCCGCCGAGATGAGCGAGCACCTGCGGCACCTGTCCAAGCACTCCCCGGTCCCGGTCACCTGCATGCCGAACGCCGGATTGCCGGTGCTGGGCAAGCACGGCGCCGAGTACCCGCTCACCCCGGAAGAGCTCGCCGCCGCGCACGACCAGTTCACCGCCGAGTTCGGCCTCTCCCTCGTCGGTGGGTGCTGCGGCACCACACCGGAGCACCTACGGGCGGTCGTGGAGCGCGTCCGGGGGAGGGCCGTCGTCGACCGCCACCCCGAGCCCACGCACGGCGTGGCGAGCCTGTACGCGCACACCGACTTCGACCAGGACGCGGCATTCCTCGCCATCGGCGAGCGCACCAACGCCAACGGCTCCAAGGCGTTCCGGGAGGCGATGCTCGCGGAGAACTGGGACGAGTGCGTGCAGATCGCCCGGGCGCAGACCCGCGACGGTGCACACCTGCTGGATGTGTGCGTGGACTATGTGGGGCGCGACGGGGTGGCCGACGTGCGCAGCGTGGTCTCCCGCCTGGCCAGCGCCTCCACGCTGCCGCTGGTGATCGACTCCACCGAGCCGGCCGTCATCGGCGCCGGACTGGAGCTGGTCGGCGGGCGCGCCGTGGTGAACTCGGTGAACTTCGAGGACGGGGACGGCCCGGACTCCCGGTACGCGAAGATCATGCCGCACGTGCTCGAGCACGGTGCCGCCGTGGTGGCGCTGACCATCGACGAGGAGGGGCAGGCCCGCACCGCCGAGCACAAGGTGGCGATCGCCTCCCGCCTCATCGACGACCTCACCGGTACCTGGGGGATGGCGGTGCAGGACATCATCGTCGATACCCTCACCTTCCCGATCGCCACCGGGCAGGAGGAGACGCGCCGGGATGCGATCGAGACGATCGAGGCGATTCGTGAGCTCAAGCGCCGCTACCCGGCCGTGCACACCACCCTCGGCGTCTCGAACATCTCCTTCGGTCTCAACCCGGCCGCCCGGGTGGTGCTGAACTCGGTGTTCCTGCACGCCGCCGTCGAGGCCGGGCTCGACTCGGCGATCGTGCACGCCGCGAAGATCCTGCCGCTCGCGCAGATCCCCGAGGAGCAGCGCCAGGCCGCCGAGGACCTGGTCTGGGACCGGCGCGCCTACGACGGCGACCAGATGACCCACGACCCGCTCGCGCACCTGCTCGAGGTGTTCTCCGGGGTGGACTCGGCCGCGCTGAAGGACGCTCGCGCGGCCGAGCTGGCGGCCCTGCCATTGGACGAACGCTTGGCTCGCCGCATTATCGACGGTGAGATGAAGGGGTTGCACGACGATCTCGACGCAGCGCTGGAGCAGGGCTGGAAGGCGCTCGACATCGTCAACGACCAGTTGCTTGCCGGGATGAAGGTGGTCGGCGAACGGTTCGGCGCCGGGGAGATGCAGCTGCCGTTCGTGCTGCAGTCCGCTGAGACGATGAAGACCGCCGTGGCTCACCTCGAGCCGCACATGGAGAAGGTCGAGGCAGGCGAGGGCAAGGGCACCATTGTGCTCGGCACCGTCCGTGGGGACGTGCACGACATCGGCAAGAACCTCGTCGACATCATCCTCACCAACAACGGCTTCACGGTCGTCAACATCGGCATCAAGCAGCCGGTGTCGGCCTTCATCGAGGCCGCCGAGGAGCACAAGGCCAATGTGATCGGCATGAGCGGGCTGCTGGTGAAGTCCACCGTGGTGATGAAGGAGAACCTGGAGGAGCTCAACTCTCGTGGGCTCGCCGAGAAGTATCCGGTGCTCCTTGGTGGTGCGGCGCTGACCCGCGTGTACGTCGAGGACGACCTGGACGACGTCTACGACGGCGAGGTGCGCTACGCCCGGGACGCTTTCGAAGGGCTGCGCCTGATGGAGCCTTTGGTGCGGGTGGCACGGGGAGAGGCACCGGACGCCGTCGGGCTGCCGGAGCTGAAGAAGCGCCGGCATGCGAAGGTGACGGTGGACGAAACCCCGGCCGAGGATCTGCCGGAGCGCTCGGACGTGGCGACCGATAACAGGGTGCCGGAGCCGCCGTTCTGGGGAACACGGATCGTCAAGGGCATCGCGCTCGCGGAGTATTCAGCGTTCCTGGACGAGCGCGCGACCTTCATGGGGCAGTGGGGCCTCAAGCCCGGCCGCGGGGAGGGCGGTTCCTCGTATGAGGAGCTGGTCGAGACCGAGGGGCGTCCGCGGCTGCGTGAGTGGATGGCGAGGATCGCCTCCGAGGACATGCTCACCCCGTCGGTGGTGTACGGCTACTTCCCGGTGGTCGCCGAGGGCGATGATGTGGTGCTGCTGCACCACGAGGGGCCCGACGGCGGAAGTGGCGGTGAGCCGGGGACCGAACGGATGCGTTTCACCTTCCCCAGGCAACGACGCGACCGGCACCTGTGCTTGGCCGACTTCGTGCGCTCGCGTGAATCGGGCGAGACTGATGTGCTCGGGGTGCAGTTGGTGACTGTGGGGTCCGGGGTGGCCACGCACACCGCGCGCCTGTTCGAGGCGAACGCCTACCGGGAGTACCTGGAGCTGCACGGGTTGTCGGTGCAGCTCACCGAGGCGCTCGCGGAGTACTGGCACGCGCGGGTGCGCGGCGAGCTCGGGTTCGCCGGGGAGGACCCGGCCGATCTGGAGGGCATGTTCAAGGTGGACTACCGGGGCGCGCGGTACTCCTTCGGCTACCCGGCCTGTCCCGACCTGGAGGACCGCGCCAAGATCATCGAGCTGCTCCGTCCGGAGCGGATCGGGGTGACGCTGAGCGAGGAGCTGCAGCTGCACCCGGAGCAGTCCACCGATGCGGTGGTCTTCCACCATCCGGAGGCGAAGTACTTCTCGGTGTAG
- a CDS encoding HNH endonuclease signature motif containing protein, producing MSDEDETARRWSSMGEEASVPAGAPIGARFQAARRADRANPAWSFETGWSQAAAVVAEAAADAELLALLEEECDGRTTPDEGLLVELVAATDRLQNHLAGVQATFVEELLERRRGSMGVSRTRDELALRLATTGYAAETVVARAGALAGAPDVAEAVRRGCLSPRKADLITEATDELGLAQARAVQQHAVVFGADHTVPQLRRELEAAVLAVDPAEAERAREKAVARRRVVREPARHGMEWVSALLPAEAAACVYTAVDGLAADGAADDERTVDQRRADAFTGVFEEILATGATVGGVVVPDRQGRRPVVRVSVTEPVLAGDEQSPAVLHGYGPITAATARRLAAGGVLEQSRYGGTGPPGAGGTGPPGGAARRGLFDPMNEVLPPARAPGVPDGTDPERLVNWVHARLEWVRRRTGGGGARHSNTDTADTTDTAAAGAGDPLTVMVGELGLVACDSYAPSRRLRDLVTGRDQTCRFPGCMVPAWRCQLDHIVPFDPQVPAWAQTVETNLQCLCAHHHQGKTERVFSVERDSRSGITTWRTRTGHVYTRLPERVDLSALTVQLRRDAAAIWTGEDVDDVFWWDDPPEDMTPPPVHLLDERDILPGGDVLEEITNQRGNAA from the coding sequence ATGAGCGACGAGGACGAGACCGCGAGGAGGTGGTCGTCGATGGGTGAGGAGGCTTCGGTGCCTGCTGGGGCACCGATCGGTGCCCGCTTCCAGGCTGCCCGGCGTGCGGACCGGGCGAACCCTGCCTGGTCGTTCGAGACGGGGTGGTCACAGGCTGCGGCGGTGGTGGCGGAGGCCGCAGCGGATGCTGAACTGCTTGCTCTCCTGGAGGAGGAGTGTGACGGCCGGACCACGCCGGACGAGGGGCTCCTGGTGGAGCTGGTCGCAGCCACGGACCGGTTGCAGAACCACCTAGCGGGTGTGCAGGCCACTTTCGTGGAGGAATTGCTGGAGCGTCGGCGCGGGTCGATGGGGGTATCCCGCACCAGGGATGAGCTGGCGTTGCGGTTGGCGACCACGGGGTATGCGGCCGAGACCGTGGTGGCGCGTGCGGGGGCGTTGGCCGGTGCGCCGGATGTGGCTGAGGCGGTTCGGCGGGGTTGCCTGTCCCCCCGGAAGGCGGACCTGATCACGGAGGCCACGGACGAGCTGGGGTTGGCGCAGGCGCGTGCGGTGCAGCAGCATGCGGTGGTCTTTGGTGCCGATCACACGGTGCCGCAGTTGCGGCGTGAGCTGGAGGCAGCGGTGCTGGCGGTGGACCCGGCCGAAGCCGAGCGCGCTCGGGAGAAGGCGGTGGCTCGGCGGCGGGTGGTGCGTGAGCCTGCTCGGCATGGGATGGAGTGGGTGAGTGCGTTGTTGCCGGCGGAGGCTGCGGCGTGCGTGTACACGGCTGTTGATGGGTTGGCCGCTGATGGTGCGGCTGATGACGAGCGGACGGTAGATCAGCGTCGGGCGGATGCGTTCACGGGGGTGTTCGAGGAGATCCTGGCAACTGGTGCGACGGTGGGTGGGGTCGTGGTGCCCGATCGGCAGGGGCGTCGTCCAGTGGTGCGGGTCTCGGTGACCGAGCCGGTGCTGGCTGGTGATGAGCAGTCTCCGGCGGTGCTGCATGGGTATGGGCCGATCACGGCGGCGACGGCGCGGCGCCTGGCGGCTGGGGGAGTACTTGAGCAGTCGCGGTATGGCGGGACCGGTCCACCGGGCGCTGGTGGGACTGGCCCGCCGGGTGGTGCGGCTCGTCGTGGGTTGTTTGATCCGATGAATGAGGTGCTGCCGCCCGCGCGGGCACCGGGTGTGCCTGATGGGACGGATCCGGAACGCTTAGTGAACTGGGTGCATGCGCGCCTGGAGTGGGTGCGTCGACGCACCGGTGGTGGGGGTGCTCGCCACAGCAACACTGACACTGCCGACACTACTGACACTGCTGCTGCTGGTGCTGGGGATCCGTTGACTGTGATGGTCGGCGAGCTGGGGTTGGTGGCGTGTGATTCCTATGCGCCTTCGCGTCGGTTGCGGGATTTGGTGACCGGGCGGGATCAGACGTGCAGGTTTCCGGGGTGCATGGTGCCGGCGTGGCGGTGCCAGCTTGATCACATCGTGCCTTTTGATCCGCAGGTGCCAGCGTGGGCGCAGACGGTGGAGACGAATCTGCAGTGTTTGTGTGCCCATCACCATCAGGGCAAGACGGAGCGGGTCTTCAGTGTCGAGCGGGACTCCCGTAGCGGGATCACGACGTGGCGGACCAGGACCGGGCATGTGTATACCCGGTTGCCCGAGCGGGTGGACCTGAGTGCCCTGACGGTGCAGCTGCGCCGGGACGCGGCTGCGATCTGGACGGGTGAGGATGTTGATGATGTGTTCTGGTGGGACGATCCACCCGAGGACATGACACCCCCGCCGGTGCACCTGCTCGACGAACGCGACATCCTCCCCGGTGGTGACGTGCTCGAGGAGATCACGAACCAGCGCGGCAACGCCGCCTAG